The following proteins are co-located in the Rippkaea orientalis PCC 8801 genome:
- the cas2 gene encoding CRISPR-associated endonuclease Cas2, whose protein sequence is MNTLFYLIIYDLPATKAGNKRRKRLYEMLCGYGNWTQLSVFECFLTAVQFANLQSKLENLIQPNEDSVRIYILDAGSVRKTLTYGSEKPRQVDTLIL, encoded by the coding sequence ATGAATACTTTGTTTTATTTAATTATCTACGATTTGCCCGCTACCAAAGCAGGAAATAAACGACGAAAACGACTTTATGAAATGCTTTGCGGTTATGGTAATTGGACTCAGCTTAGTGTGTTTGAATGTTTTTTAACGGCTGTCCAATTTGCTAATCTTCAGTCAAAACTGGAAAATTTGATTCAACCTAATGAGGATTCTGTTAGGATCTATATACTGGACGCGGGTTCAGTTCGTAAAACGCTGACTTATGGTTCAGAAAAGCCTAGACAAGTTGACACTCTCATTTTATGA
- the cas1d gene encoding type I-D CRISPR-associated endonuclease Cas1d: MSILYLTQPDAVLSKKQEAFHVALKQEDGSWKKQLIPAQTVEQIVLIGYPSITGEALCYALELGIPVHYLSCFGKYLGSALPGYSRNGQLRLAQYHVHDNEEQRLALVKTVVTGKIHNQYHVLYRYQQKDNPLKEHKQLVKSKTTLEQVRGVEGLAAKDYFNVFKLILDSQWNFNGRNRRPPTDPVNALLSFAYGLLRVQVTAAVHIAGLDPYIGYLHETTRGQPAMVLDLMEEFRPLIADSLVLSVISHKEIKPTDFNESLGAYLLSDSGRKTFLQAFERKLNTEFKHPVFGYQCSYRRSIELQARLFSRYLQENIPYKSLSLR; encoded by the coding sequence ATGTCAATTCTTTACTTAACTCAACCCGATGCTGTTTTAAGCAAAAAACAAGAAGCATTTCATGTAGCACTCAAGCAAGAAGATGGTTCTTGGAAAAAACAATTAATCCCCGCTCAAACTGTTGAACAAATTGTTTTAATAGGGTATCCTAGTATTACTGGTGAAGCCTTATGCTATGCCCTTGAATTAGGTATTCCTGTTCATTATTTATCGTGTTTTGGTAAGTATTTAGGTTCCGCACTTCCTGGTTATTCTCGTAATGGACAGTTACGTTTAGCGCAATATCATGTTCATGACAATGAAGAGCAAAGATTAGCCTTAGTAAAAACTGTAGTTACAGGGAAAATTCACAATCAATATCACGTTCTGTATCGTTATCAACAAAAAGATAATCCTCTCAAAGAACATAAACAATTAGTCAAATCAAAAACAACACTAGAACAAGTAAGAGGGGTTGAAGGATTAGCCGCTAAAGACTACTTTAATGTCTTTAAACTAATCTTAGATTCTCAATGGAATTTTAATGGTAGAAATCGCCGTCCTCCAACTGATCCAGTGAATGCTTTGTTAAGTTTTGCCTATGGTTTATTACGAGTTCAAGTCACTGCGGCTGTTCATATTGCTGGTTTAGATCCTTATATTGGTTATTTACATGAAACCACTCGCGGACAACCTGCAATGGTTCTAGATTTAATGGAAGAATTTCGTCCTTTGATTGCGGATAGTTTGGTGTTATCAGTGATTAGTCATAAAGAAATTAAACCAACAGATTTTAACGAAAGTTTAGGAGCTTATCTTTTATCAGATTCAGGAAGAAAAACGTTTTTACAAGCTTTTGAAAGAAAATTAAATACTGAGTTTAAACATCCAGTCTTTGGTTATCAATGTAGTTATCGACGTTCCATTGAATTACAAGCTCGTTTGTTCAGTCGTTATTTACAAGAAAATATTCCCTATAAATCTTTGAGTTTACGATGA
- the cas4 gene encoding CRISPR-associated protein Cas4 — protein MIDNYLPLAYLNAFEYCTRRFYWEYVLGEMANNEHIIIGRHLHRNINQEGIIKEEDTIIHRQQWVWSDRLQIKGIIDAVEEKESSLVPVEYKKGRMSQHLNDHFQLCAAALCLEEKTGKIITYGEIFYHANRRRQRVDFSDRLRCSTEQAIHHTHELVNQKMPSPINNSKKCRDCSLKTMCLPKEVKQLRNSLISD, from the coding sequence ATGATTGATAATTATTTACCCCTAGCTTATCTAAACGCTTTTGAATATTGTACTCGTCGCTTCTATTGGGAATATGTTTTAGGAGAAATGGCTAACAATGAACATATTATTATTGGCCGTCATTTACACCGTAATATTAATCAAGAAGGCATTATTAAAGAAGAGGATACTATTATTCATCGACAACAATGGGTATGGAGCGATCGCTTACAAATCAAAGGTATTATTGATGCTGTAGAAGAAAAAGAAAGCTCGTTAGTTCCTGTTGAATATAAAAAAGGACGAATGAGTCAACATCTTAATGATCATTTTCAACTATGTGCTGCTGCTCTTTGTTTAGAAGAAAAAACAGGAAAAATAATTACTTATGGAGAGATATTTTATCATGCTAACCGTCGCCGTCAAAGAGTTGATTTTTCTGATCGATTACGTTGTTCAACTGAACAAGCTATTCATCACACTCATGAACTGGTTAATCAAAAAATGCCTTCTCCTATTAATAATTCCAAAAAGTGTCGAGATTGTAGCTTAAAAACAATGTGCCTACCCAAAGAAGTTAAACAACTACGCAATTCTCTAATATCTGATTAA
- the cas6 gene encoding CRISPR system precrRNA processing endoribonuclease RAMP protein Cas6, with the protein MVQDILPQLHKYQLQSLVIELGVAKQGKLPATLSRAIHACVLNWLSLADSQLANQIHDSQISPLCLSGLIGNRRQPYSLLGDYFLLRIGVLQPSLIKPLLKGIEAQETQTLELGKFPFIIRQVYSMPQSHKLSQLTDYYSLALYSPTMTEIQLKFLSPTSFKQIQGVQPFPLPELVFNSLLRKWNHFAPQELKFPEIQWQSFVSAFELKTHALKMEGGAEIGSQGWVKYCFKDTEQARIASILSHFAFYAGVGRKTTMGMGQTQLLVNT; encoded by the coding sequence ATGGTGCAGGATATATTGCCTCAGCTTCATAAATACCAATTGCAATCTTTAGTCATTGAATTGGGAGTAGCAAAACAAGGAAAACTACCAGCAACATTAAGTAGAGCCATTCATGCTTGTGTATTAAATTGGTTGAGTTTGGCTGATTCTCAATTAGCAAATCAAATCCATGACAGTCAAATATCTCCCCTTTGTCTATCTGGTTTAATAGGTAATCGTCGTCAACCGTATTCTTTACTAGGAGATTATTTTTTACTACGCATTGGTGTTTTACAACCTAGTTTAATTAAACCTCTTTTAAAAGGAATTGAGGCACAAGAAACACAAACATTAGAACTCGGTAAATTTCCTTTTATCATTCGTCAGGTTTATAGTATGCCCCAAAGTCATAAACTTAGTCAATTGACAGATTATTATTCCCTTGCTCTTTATTCTCCTACAATGACTGAGATTCAACTAAAGTTTTTATCCCCTACCAGTTTTAAGCAAATACAAGGTGTTCAACCATTTCCTTTGCCTGAATTAGTATTTAATAGCTTACTCAGAAAATGGAATCATTTTGCACCACAAGAATTAAAGTTTCCAGAAATTCAATGGCAGAGTTTTGTCTCTGCTTTTGAACTAAAAACCCATGCGTTAAAAATGGAAGGAGGTGCAGAAATAGGCAGTCAAGGATGGGTTAAATATTGTTTTAAAGACACCGAACAAGCTCGCATTGCTTCTATTTTATCTCACTTTGCTTTCTATGCTGGTGTGGGACGTAAAACCACTATGGGAATGGGACAAACTCAGTTATTAGTAAACACTTAA
- the cas5d gene encoding type I-D CRISPR-associated protein Cas5/Csc1, translated as MNIYYCQLTLHDNIFFATREMGLLYETEKYLHNWALSYAFFKGTYIPHPYRLQGKSAQKPNYLDSTGEQSLAHLNRLKIYVFPAKPLRWSYQINTFKAAQTTYYGKSQQFGDKGANRNYPINYGRAKELAVGSEYHTFLISSQELNIPHWIRVGKWSAKVEVKPYLIPQKAISQHSGTYLCDHPLNPIDLPFNQELLLYNRIVMPPVSLVSQAQLQGNYSKINKNNWNDCPSDLTDLPQQICLPLGVNYGAGYIASAS; from the coding sequence ATGAATATTTACTACTGCCAATTAACCTTACATGATAATATTTTTTTCGCTACTAGAGAGATGGGTCTTCTCTACGAAACCGAAAAATATTTACACAATTGGGCGTTAAGTTATGCTTTTTTTAAAGGAACTTATATTCCCCATCCCTATCGTTTACAAGGAAAATCCGCACAAAAACCTAATTATTTAGATAGCACTGGTGAACAAAGTTTAGCTCATCTTAATCGATTAAAAATTTATGTTTTTCCCGCTAAACCTTTACGATGGTCTTATCAAATTAATACATTTAAAGCAGCACAAACCACTTATTATGGTAAGTCTCAACAGTTTGGAGATAAAGGAGCAAATCGTAATTATCCAATTAACTATGGAAGGGCGAAAGAATTGGCTGTTGGTAGTGAATATCATACTTTTTTAATAAGTTCTCAAGAATTAAATATTCCTCATTGGATTCGAGTAGGGAAATGGTCTGCAAAAGTGGAAGTTAAACCCTATTTAATACCCCAAAAAGCTATTAGTCAACATTCAGGAACATATCTTTGTGATCATCCCTTAAACCCTATTGATTTACCGTTTAATCAGGAATTATTACTCTATAATCGTATTGTAATGCCTCCAGTTAGTTTGGTTTCTCAAGCACAATTACAAGGTAATTATTCTAAAATCAATAAAAACAATTGGAATGATTGCCCATCAGATTTAACTGATTTACCTCAACAAATTTGTTTACCATTAGGAGTTAATTATGGTGCAGGATATATTGCCTCAGCTTCATAA
- the cas7d gene encoding type I-D CRISPR-associated protein Cas7/Csc2, producing MSILETLKPQFQSAFPRLASANYVHFIMLRHSQSFPVFQTDGVLNTVRTQAGLMAKDSLSRLVMFKRKQTTPERLTGRELLRSLNITTADKNDKEKGCEYNGEGSCKKCPDCIIYGFAIGDSGSERSKVYSDSTFSLSAYEQSHRTFTFNAPFEGGTMSEQGVMRSAINELDHILPEITFPNIETLRDSTYEGFIYVLGNILRTKRYGAQESRTGTMKNHLVGIAFCDGEIFSNLRFTQALYDGLEGDVNQPIDEICHQASQIVQTLLSDEPVRKIKTIFGEELNHLINEVSGIYQNDTLLTETLNMLYQQTKTYSENHGSLAKSKPPKAEGNKSKGRTKKKGDDEQTSLDLNIAE from the coding sequence ATGTCTATTCTCGAAACCTTGAAACCTCAATTTCAGTCTGCTTTTCCCCGTTTAGCTTCAGCTAATTATGTTCACTTTATTATGTTACGTCATAGTCAATCTTTCCCTGTATTTCAAACAGATGGAGTCTTAAATACAGTACGCACTCAAGCTGGTTTAATGGCTAAAGATTCTCTCAGTCGGTTAGTGATGTTTAAACGTAAACAGACAACTCCTGAAAGATTAACAGGAAGAGAATTATTACGTTCGTTGAATATTACTACAGCCGATAAAAATGATAAAGAAAAAGGCTGTGAATACAATGGAGAAGGTTCTTGTAAAAAATGTCCTGATTGTATTATCTATGGTTTTGCTATTGGAGATAGTGGAAGTGAACGTTCTAAGGTTTATTCTGATTCGACTTTCTCATTAAGTGCTTATGAACAATCCCATCGTACTTTTACTTTTAATGCTCCCTTTGAAGGGGGGACAATGAGTGAACAAGGAGTAATGAGAAGTGCCATTAATGAGTTAGATCATATTCTTCCTGAAATCACCTTTCCTAATATAGAAACATTGCGAGATAGCACCTATGAAGGGTTTATTTATGTATTGGGTAATATCTTGAGAACTAAACGTTATGGTGCCCAAGAATCTCGTACTGGGACAATGAAAAATCACTTAGTTGGTATTGCTTTTTGTGATGGAGAAATTTTTAGTAATTTACGTTTTACCCAAGCTCTTTATGATGGGTTAGAGGGAGATGTTAATCAACCCATTGATGAAATTTGTCATCAAGCTAGTCAGATAGTACAAACCTTATTAAGTGATGAACCCGTGAGAAAAATTAAGACTATTTTTGGGGAAGAGTTAAACCATTTAATTAATGAAGTATCGGGGATTTATCAAAATGATACTTTATTAACAGAGACTCTTAATATGTTGTATCAACAGACTAAAACCTATTCAGAAAATCATGGTTCATTAGCTAAATCTAAACCTCCTAAAGCTGAAGGAAATAAGTCTAAAGGTAGAACCAAGAAAAAAGGTGATGATGAACAAACTTCTCTTGATTTAAACATTGCAGAGTAA
- the cas10d gene encoding type I-D CRISPR-associated protein Cas10d/Csc3, with translation MTLLQILLLETISQDTDPILISYLETVLPAMEPEFALIPALGGSQQIHYQNLIAIGNRYAQENAKRFSDKADQNLLVHVLNALLTAWNLVDHLTKPLSDIEKYLLCLGLTLHDYNKYCLGHGEESPKVSNINEIINICQELGKKLNFQAFWSDWEQYLPEIVYLAQNTQFKAGTNAIPANYPLFTLADSRRLDLPLRRLLAFGDIAVHLQDPADIISKTGGDRLREHLRFLGIKKALVYHRLRDTLGILSNGIHNATLRFAKDLNWQPLLFFAQGVIYLAPIDYTSPEKMELQGFIWQEISQLLASSMLKGEIGFKRDGKGLKVAPQTLELFTPVQLIRNLADVINVKVANAKVPATPKRLEKLELTEIERQLLEKGADLRADRIAELIILAQREFLADSPEFIDWTLQFWGLEKQITAEQTQEQSGGVNYGWYRVAANYIANHFTLSLEDVSGKLVDFCQQLADWATSNQLLSSHSSSTFEVFNSYLEQYLEIQGWQSSTPNLSQELSTYIMAKTQSSKQPICSLSSGEFISEDQMDSVVLFKPQQYSNKNPLGGGKIKRGISKIWALEMLLRQALWTVPSGKFEDQQPVFLYIFPAYVYSPQIAAAIRSLVNDMKRVNLWDVRKHWLHEDMNLDSLRSLQWRKEEAEVGRFKDKYSRADIPFMGTVYTTTRGKTLTEAWIDPAFLTLALPILLGVKVIATSSSVPLYNSDNDFLDSVILDAPAGFWQLLKLSTSLRIQELSVALKRLLTIYTIHLDNRSNPPDARWQALNSTVREVITDVLNVFSIADEKLREDQREASPQEVQRYWKFAEIFAQGDTIMTEKLKLTKELVRQYRTFYQVKWSESSHTILLPLTKALEEILSTPEHWDDEELILQGAGILNDALDRQEVYKRPLLQDKSIPYEIRKQQELQAIHQFMTTCVKELFGQMCKGDRALLQEYRNRIKSGAESAYKLLAFEEKSNSSQQQKSSEDQ, from the coding sequence ATGACTTTACTACAAATATTACTGTTAGAAACAATCTCACAAGATACTGATCCAATTTTAATTTCTTATTTGGAAACAGTATTACCAGCAATGGAACCAGAATTTGCTTTAATTCCAGCACTCGGTGGTTCTCAACAAATTCATTATCAAAATTTAATAGCTATCGGTAATCGTTATGCACAAGAAAATGCTAAAAGATTTTCTGATAAAGCCGATCAAAATTTGTTAGTTCATGTTCTTAACGCTTTACTAACTGCTTGGAATTTAGTTGATCACCTTACTAAACCTTTATCAGATATTGAAAAGTATTTACTTTGTTTAGGGTTGACTTTACATGACTATAACAAATATTGTCTTGGTCATGGTGAAGAATCTCCAAAGGTTTCTAATATTAATGAAATTATCAATATCTGTCAAGAATTAGGCAAAAAACTCAACTTTCAGGCTTTCTGGTCTGATTGGGAACAATATCTACCTGAAATTGTCTATCTTGCTCAAAATACTCAATTCAAAGCCGGAACTAATGCTATTCCTGCTAATTATCCCTTATTTACACTTGCAGATTCACGTCGTTTAGATCTTCCCTTGCGTCGTCTTTTAGCCTTTGGTGATATAGCCGTTCATTTGCAAGATCCGGCTGATATTATCAGCAAAACAGGAGGCGATCGCTTGAGAGAACATTTACGATTTTTAGGCATTAAAAAAGCCTTAGTTTACCACCGTCTGAGGGATACATTAGGAATTTTATCTAATGGCATCCATAATGCTACTTTGAGATTTGCTAAAGACTTAAACTGGCAACCCTTACTATTTTTTGCTCAAGGTGTTATTTATCTTGCTCCTATTGATTATACAAGTCCTGAAAAGATGGAATTGCAGGGATTTATCTGGCAGGAAATAAGTCAATTATTGGCTAGTAGTATGTTAAAAGGAGAAATTGGGTTTAAGCGAGATGGTAAAGGATTAAAAGTTGCCCCTCAAACCTTAGAATTATTTACCCCGGTACAACTAATCCGTAATCTGGCTGATGTTATTAACGTAAAAGTAGCTAATGCCAAAGTACCAGCTACCCCTAAACGTTTAGAAAAATTGGAATTAACAGAGATAGAACGTCAATTATTAGAAAAAGGTGCAGATTTACGAGCAGATAGAATAGCTGAATTAATCATTTTGGCACAAAGGGAATTTTTAGCTGACTCACCTGAATTTATTGATTGGACATTACAATTTTGGGGTTTAGAAAAGCAAATTACAGCAGAACAAACTCAAGAACAATCAGGAGGTGTTAATTACGGTTGGTATCGAGTTGCTGCTAATTATATTGCTAATCATTTTACCCTTAGCTTAGAGGATGTGTCAGGAAAATTAGTTGATTTTTGTCAACAATTAGCAGATTGGGCAACAAGTAATCAATTACTTTCTTCCCATTCTAGTTCTACTTTTGAAGTATTTAATAGCTATCTTGAACAATACTTAGAAATACAAGGTTGGCAAAGTTCTACTCCTAATTTATCTCAAGAATTATCAACTTATATCATGGCTAAGACTCAATCGTCTAAACAACCTATTTGCTCTCTAAGTTCAGGGGAATTTATTTCCGAAGATCAAATGGATTCAGTGGTACTTTTTAAACCTCAACAATATAGCAATAAAAATCCTTTGGGTGGGGGGAAAATTAAACGAGGAATATCTAAAATTTGGGCTTTAGAAATGTTATTACGCCAAGCTTTATGGACAGTCCCATCAGGAAAATTTGAAGATCAACAACCTGTATTTCTCTATATTTTCCCTGCTTATGTTTATTCCCCTCAAATAGCTGCTGCCATTCGTTCATTAGTCAATGATATGAAACGAGTTAATCTTTGGGATGTGCGTAAACATTGGTTGCACGAAGACATGAATTTAGATAGTCTGCGTTCTTTGCAATGGCGTAAAGAAGAAGCAGAAGTAGGAAGATTTAAAGATAAATATTCTCGTGCAGATATTCCTTTTATGGGAACAGTTTATACTACTACTAGAGGAAAAACGTTAACTGAAGCTTGGATTGATCCGGCATTTTTGACATTAGCTTTACCTATTTTGCTTGGGGTAAAAGTCATTGCTACCAGTAGTTCTGTTCCCTTATACAACAGTGATAATGACTTTTTAGACTCAGTAATTTTAGATGCTCCAGCAGGTTTTTGGCAGTTGTTAAAATTATCAACTTCTTTACGGATTCAAGAGTTATCAGTTGCTTTAAAACGTTTACTGACTATCTATACAATACATCTTGATAACCGGAGTAATCCACCTGATGCGCGTTGGCAAGCTTTAAACAGTACAGTTAGGGAGGTGATAACTGATGTTTTAAATGTGTTTTCAATTGCTGATGAAAAATTACGAGAAGATCAACGGGAAGCTTCCCCTCAAGAAGTGCAACGTTACTGGAAATTTGCTGAAATTTTTGCTCAAGGAGATACAATCATGACTGAAAAATTAAAACTAACTAAAGAATTAGTTCGCCAATATCGAACTTTTTATCAAGTAAAATGGAGCGAGTCTAGTCATACAATTTTATTACCTTTAACTAAAGCATTGGAAGAGATCCTTTCTACTCCTGAACATTGGGATGATGAAGAATTAATCTTGCAAGGTGCTGGAATCTTAAATGACGCTTTAGATCGTCAAGAAGTGTATAAACGTCCTTTATTGCAAGATAAAAGTATTCCCTATGAAATTCGTAAACAACAGGAATTACAAGCAATTCATCAGTTTATGACTACTTGTGTTAAGGAGTTATTTGGACAAATGTGTAAAGGCGATCGCGCTTTACTTCAAGAATACAGAAACCGCATTAAATCTGGTGCTGAATCTGCTTACAAATTATTAGCTTTCGAGGAAAAATCAAACAGTTCTCAACAACAAAAGTCATCTGAAGATCAATAA